Proteins co-encoded in one Papaver somniferum cultivar HN1 chromosome 5, ASM357369v1, whole genome shotgun sequence genomic window:
- the LOC113279518 gene encoding uncharacterized protein LOC113279518, protein MDVASPVDKAADIANKIIRPRLQTDIPKWVANNARKLVLAERNGTFESSYTKAPQLVTAATSLNPNSIGHFIWSKEGQDNRFESVIVDYDVHVKGFLHGCRLVIGLDGAHLNGKLGGVMLSAVGIDGQNGVFPICVMICMSETEEKWHLYKNFLTKGFRNPRLTHLLWQAAKANKYHRWEEAMQEIAEISSVAYQYLIDAEPKSWEKSWFPHDVACDHIYSNFSESFNNMALKFRVKPLTQLIDMYTHLVMVLFSNRKKLAATWKAGDLVPAGKDLIKVMCDLRGNYECDPSIERKVYEVTNKAISKVFVVRVEEKSCTCRQWQLKKFPCIHGVVALFKLNPDWSKYCSKYYIVDYYRTTYSWSITPLGDIDEYPNKTGIKIIHPHRLRDNGRPCVKRKKSWSSSWIQPKKEGVRMECSVNGDEFCITAAPTKKMRKALSAPNTASTSASKKATSSASKKSAETYHGTVNISSQTINISEPPSKRIRKLNSKYQ, encoded by the exons ATGGATGTTGCTTCACCAGTGGACAAGGCAGCTGATATAGCTAACAAGATCATTAGACCTCGGTTGCAAACTGACATACCAAAATGGGTTGCTAATAATGcaagg AAATTGGTGCTAGCAGAAAGGAATGGAACATTTGAGAGTTCTTACACAAAAGCACCACAATTGGTCACAGCTGCTACTTCATTGAACCCAAATAGCATTGGTCATTTCATTTGGTCCAAAGAGGGTCAAGATAACAGGTTTGAGAGTGTCATTGTGGACTATGATGTACATGTCAAAGGTTTTCTTCATGGTTGTAGATTGGTTATTGGCTTAGATGGAGCTCACCTGAATGGTAAGCTAGGTGGTGTGATGCTTTCAGCAGTTGGTATAGATGGCCAGAATGGGGTATTTCCTATATGTGTGATGATTTGTATGagtgaaactgaagaaaaatg GCATTTATACAAGAATTTCTTGACCAAGGGATTCAGAAATCCAAGACTCACACACCTTCTTTGGCAGGCTGCAAAGGCAAACAAGTATCATCGCTGGGAG GAGGCCATGCAAGAAATTGCAGAGATAAGTTCAGTTGCATATCAATACCTGATTGATGCAGAGCCTAAGTCTTGGGAAAAGTCATGGTTTCCTCATGATGTTGCTTGTGATCACATCTACTCTAACTTTTCAGAAAGTTTTAATAACATGGCCCTGAAATTCAGAGTCAAGCCTCTCACTCAATTGATCGATATGTACACACATTTGGTGATGGTGTTGTTTTCAAATAGAAAAAAGCTTGCTGCAACTTGGAAAGCTGGTGACCTTGTTCCTGCTGGGAAAGATCTCATTAAGGTGATGTGTGATCTTAGAGGTAACTATGAATGTGATCCTTCTATAGAGCGCAAAGTGTATGAGGTTACTAACAAAGCTATTAGCAAAGTGTTTGTTGTTCGGGTGGAAGAAAAATCTTGTACATGTCGACAATGGCAATTGAAGAAGTTCCCCTGCATACATGGTGTAGTTGCATtgtttaaattgaatcctgattgGTCCAA GTACTGCAGTAAATACTACATAGTAGACTACTATAGGACCACCTACTCATGGTCAATAACACCATTGGGAGACATTGATGAGTATCCCAATAAG ACTGGTATCAAGATTATACATCCACACAGATTGAGAGATAATGGAAGACCTTGTGTCAAAAGAAAGAAGTCCTG GTCCTCCAGTTGGATCCAACCCAAGAAGGAAGGAGTGAGAATGGAGTGTTCTGTTAATGGGGATGAGTTCTGTATTACTGCTGCACCaacaaagaagatgaggaaggcCTTGTCTGCACCAAATACTGCATCAACATCTGCATCAAAGAAAGCAACATCATCTGCATCAAAGAAATCAGCTGAG ACTTATCATGGTACTGTTAATATTTCTAGCCAAACAATCAACATTTCTGAGCCACCATCAAAAAGGATTAGAAAGCTTAACTCTAAATATCAGTAA